A genomic segment from Janthinobacterium sp. 64 encodes:
- the fliS gene encoding flagellar export chaperone FliS: MNHDAYSNYHAVNLDAQTSRATPVELVLLLTDGLLEELARARGHIVGKRYEQKAISLNKCTEIINGLSSSLDFENGGEVVGNLGRLYEYCTGRLYSAGITLDPALIDEVTTLLTTIKQGWLGVQAKNG; this comes from the coding sequence ATGAATCACGATGCATACAGTAATTACCACGCCGTCAACCTGGATGCGCAGACGTCGCGCGCCACCCCGGTCGAACTGGTCTTGCTGCTCACCGACGGCTTGCTGGAAGAACTGGCGCGCGCGCGCGGACATATCGTCGGCAAGCGCTATGAACAAAAGGCCATCAGCCTGAACAAATGTACGGAAATCATCAACGGACTGTCGAGCTCGCTCGATTTCGAGAATGGCGGCGAAGTCGTCGGCAATCTGGGCCGCCTGTACGAGTACTGCACCGGCCGCCTGTATTCGGCCGGCATCACGCTCGATCCGGCCCTGATCGACGAGGTGACCACGCTGTTGACGACGATCAAACAAGGCTGGCTCGGCGTCCAGGCCAAGAATGGATAG
- the fliD gene encoding flagellar filament capping protein FliD, whose protein sequence is MAFSTSASNTYDPTASAQALTDKYTADLQARITAQTKAATATSGGLVNLKMALTSFSSSLLGLTNGKTLLTQSAALSNTALGSATTSSTAAAGTYSLFVEQVATNHQVSFGNLGDTPSAEAGTLKIKVGTGDFTVDLSKANNNGDQLLSVKEIAAAINAEPKNNSRVTASVITIGGVAQLVLTSNVSGAEGKLDFDTSALGSGALGTAMTPKPKELVEAKNAILWVGARPVDGVDNGSRVEQSSNTFSNIDGVKMTFTKAQAIGDAPMTLTVALDSSATTTNAQSFVTAYNKLKAVLDGLTDPGDPSSGKAAGVFSTDSGVRVLRDQLVRTLRETAAGSLATFGITAQRNGTLALDTTKFEAAMKANPAGLDKAIGNYSSNTPSGIAGKLNKFVDSWTSSNGMLTQRETSVSKLQKSLGERQTKFEADYTAMYNRYKAQFTQLQSLQARMAQTTDMFDALFSSDKTK, encoded by the coding sequence ATGGCCTTTTCCACTTCCGCTTCGAATACCTACGACCCGACGGCGTCTGCCCAGGCATTGACCGACAAATACACGGCCGATCTGCAGGCGCGCATCACTGCCCAGACCAAGGCCGCCACAGCCACTTCGGGTGGCTTGGTGAACCTGAAAATGGCCTTGACCTCCTTCAGCTCCAGCTTGTTGGGACTGACTAACGGCAAGACCCTGCTGACGCAGAGCGCCGCCCTCAGCAACACTGCGCTGGGCAGCGCCACGACTTCTTCGACGGCGGCAGCGGGCACCTATTCGCTGTTCGTGGAACAGGTCGCCACAAATCACCAGGTGTCGTTCGGTAACCTGGGGGATACCCCTAGCGCCGAGGCTGGCACACTGAAAATCAAGGTGGGCACCGGTGATTTCACGGTGGACTTGAGCAAGGCCAACAACAATGGTGACCAGTTGCTGTCGGTCAAGGAAATTGCCGCCGCCATCAATGCGGAACCCAAAAACAACTCGCGCGTGACCGCCTCCGTCATCACCATCGGCGGCGTGGCCCAGCTGGTACTGACCTCGAATGTCAGCGGCGCGGAAGGAAAACTGGACTTTGACACTAGTGCGCTCGGTAGCGGTGCCCTGGGAACGGCGATGACACCCAAGCCGAAAGAGCTGGTCGAGGCCAAAAACGCCATCCTCTGGGTCGGCGCCCGGCCTGTAGATGGGGTCGACAATGGCAGCCGCGTCGAGCAATCGTCGAATACCTTCAGCAACATCGACGGCGTGAAGATGACGTTTACCAAGGCCCAGGCCATCGGCGACGCGCCGATGACACTGACCGTGGCGCTCGATTCGTCCGCCACGACGACCAATGCGCAGAGCTTTGTCACCGCCTACAACAAGCTCAAGGCCGTACTCGACGGTTTGACCGATCCGGGCGATCCATCGTCCGGTAAGGCGGCAGGCGTCTTTTCCACCGACAGCGGCGTGCGCGTGCTGCGCGACCAGCTGGTGCGCACCCTGCGCGAAACGGCCGCGGGATCGCTGGCCACTTTCGGCATCACGGCGCAGCGCAACGGCACGCTGGCGCTCGATACGACCAAGTTCGAAGCGGCGATGAAAGCCAATCCGGCCGGGCTGGACAAGGCAATCGGCAACTACTCGAGCAACACACCGAGCGGCATCGCAGGCAAGCTCAACAAGTTCGTCGACAGCTGGACTTCCTCCAACGGCATGCTGACGCAACGCGAAACCTCGGTATCCAAGCTGCAAAAATCGCTGGGCGAACGCCAGACCAAGTTCGAGGCCGACTACACGGCGATGTACAACCGCTACAAGGCGCAGTTCACCCAACTGCAATCGTTGCAGGCACGCATGGCGCAAACGACCGATATGTTCGATGCCCTGTTCAGCAGCGACAAGACTAAATAG
- a CDS encoding flagellar export protein FliJ, giving the protein MSDAHTIRNLTTLVGLRSTEVERLQGEMAAQTAVRERYHKNLERLTGLYTDSGPSGALPLALSVNCGNFKQAVMQMADQHRTDLHLHEANMAVSQRALNTAWAKREVLDQVLTQKQKHVANEQQRVDAKRQDELATQFWFRGQVK; this is encoded by the coding sequence GTGAGCGACGCGCATACCATCCGCAACCTGACCACCCTGGTCGGCCTGCGCAGCACCGAAGTGGAGCGCCTGCAAGGCGAAATGGCGGCGCAGACGGCCGTGCGCGAACGCTACCATAAAAACCTGGAGCGCCTGACGGGCCTGTACACGGATAGCGGCCCCAGCGGCGCCCTGCCCCTGGCCCTGTCTGTCAATTGCGGCAACTTCAAGCAAGCGGTCATGCAGATGGCCGACCAGCATCGTACCGATTTGCACCTGCACGAAGCCAACATGGCCGTCTCGCAGCGCGCCTTGAATACGGCCTGGGCGAAACGCGAGGTGCTGGACCAGGTGTTGACGCAAAAACAAAAGCATGTTGCAAACGAGCAACAACGTGTCGATGCCAAGCGACAAGATGAGCTGGCGACGCAGTTCTGGTTCCGCGGGCAGGTAAAATAA
- the fliI gene encoding flagellar protein export ATPase FliI, with protein sequence MIADTLRSFEIGDIPVATPTGRLVGASGLLLESAGCRLHTGQRCQIETVSGEWLDAQVVGFREKLSYLMPFKKATGLTTGARVLPLPDKASLQIGPSWLGRMVNGLGEPIDDLGRLGGEHVLEVTPPKINPLKKQPVVEPLDVGVRAINSMLTLGKGQRVGLMAGSGVGKSVLLGLITRQTVADVVVVGLIGERGREVREFVEKSLGAEGLKKAVLVIAPADESPLMRIMATELCHSIAAHYRDQGKHVLLLVDSLTRYAMALREVALALGEPPATRGYPPSVFSNLPQLVESAGNGAHQDGSMSAIYTVLAEGDDQQDPVVDTARAILDGHIVLTRELAERGHYPAIDIAASISRCMAQVITPEHMQAARALKASMARHARVRDLIPLGAYVPGADPITDRAVQLHAPIEAFLCQGTKEEAPMGPCIEQLEQIMA encoded by the coding sequence ATGATCGCCGACACGCTGCGCAGTTTCGAGATCGGCGATATTCCGGTCGCGACACCGACCGGCCGCCTGGTCGGCGCTTCCGGCCTGCTGCTGGAAAGCGCCGGCTGCCGGCTGCACACGGGCCAGCGTTGTCAAATTGAAACTGTGAGCGGCGAGTGGCTCGACGCGCAAGTCGTCGGCTTTCGCGAAAAACTGTCCTACCTGATGCCCTTCAAGAAGGCCACCGGCCTGACCACGGGCGCGCGCGTGCTGCCCCTGCCCGACAAGGCCAGCCTGCAGATCGGCCCCTCGTGGCTGGGCCGCATGGTCAATGGCCTGGGCGAGCCGATCGACGATCTGGGCCGCCTCGGCGGCGAGCACGTCCTGGAAGTGACGCCACCCAAGATCAATCCCCTGAAGAAACAACCGGTGGTCGAGCCGCTCGACGTGGGCGTGCGGGCCATCAACAGCATGCTGACCTTGGGCAAGGGACAGCGCGTGGGCCTGATGGCCGGCTCCGGCGTGGGAAAAAGCGTACTGCTGGGCCTGATCACGCGCCAGACGGTGGCCGATGTCGTCGTCGTCGGCCTGATCGGCGAACGCGGTCGCGAAGTGCGCGAATTCGTCGAAAAGTCGCTCGGCGCCGAAGGTCTCAAGAAGGCCGTGCTGGTGATCGCACCGGCCGACGAGTCGCCCCTGATGCGCATCATGGCCACCGAACTGTGCCACTCGATTGCCGCGCATTACCGCGACCAGGGCAAGCACGTGCTGCTGCTGGTCGACTCGCTGACGCGCTACGCCATGGCCTTGCGCGAAGTGGCGCTGGCCCTGGGCGAGCCGCCCGCCACGCGCGGCTATCCGCCCTCCGTCTTTTCGAACCTGCCGCAACTGGTGGAAAGCGCCGGCAACGGCGCCCACCAGGATGGCAGCATGAGCGCCATCTACACGGTGCTGGCCGAAGGCGACGACCAGCAAGACCCGGTGGTCGACACCGCGCGCGCGATTCTCGACGGCCACATCGTGCTCACGCGCGAACTGGCCGAGCGGGGCCACTACCCCGCCATCGACATCGCCGCCTCGATCAGCCGCTGCATGGCGCAGGTGATCACGCCCGAGCACATGCAGGCGGCGCGCGCGCTGAAAGCGTCGATGGCGCGCCATGCGCGCGTGCGCGACCTGATCCCGCTGGGCGCCTACGTGCCGGGCGCCGATCCGATTACCGACCGCGCGGTACAGCTGCACGCCCCCATCGAAGCCTTCTTGTGCCAGGGCACCAAGGAAGAGGCGCCGATGGGGCCGTGCATCGAACAACTTGAACAAATCATGGCCTAG
- the fliH gene encoding flagellar assembly protein FliH: MKHFRSYRFPPLSQFIAAGQRASNEDTDGQWQASVSEGFEQGQRDGYEVGLVQGQQDGYDTGRSDGMVQGREEGRNETLVALDRLARPVDAILRDLKKVRADYREAQRKEVVDLVAKVARQVIRAELALQPVQLLALVDETLASMPPTREEIDVFLNPEELKRISELDPKRAKRWNLIADARLDAGECRIKAGDNEVDAGCHQRLSACMEQVSSHLALAAEHADQGAPA, translated from the coding sequence ATGAAACACTTCCGCTCGTATCGTTTCCCGCCCCTGTCGCAATTCATCGCCGCCGGCCAGCGTGCCTCCAACGAGGATACGGATGGCCAGTGGCAGGCATCCGTCTCGGAAGGTTTCGAGCAGGGCCAGCGCGACGGCTACGAAGTGGGCCTGGTGCAAGGCCAGCAGGACGGCTACGACACCGGACGCAGCGATGGCATGGTGCAGGGCCGCGAAGAAGGCCGCAATGAAACCCTGGTGGCGCTGGACCGGCTGGCGCGTCCCGTCGACGCGATTTTGCGCGACCTGAAAAAAGTGCGCGCCGACTACCGCGAAGCGCAGCGCAAGGAAGTGGTCGACCTGGTGGCCAAGGTGGCGCGCCAGGTGATCCGCGCGGAACTGGCGCTGCAGCCGGTGCAATTGCTGGCCCTGGTCGACGAGACCCTCGCCTCGATGCCGCCCACGCGCGAAGAAATCGACGTCTTCCTCAATCCGGAAGAACTCAAACGCATCAGCGAACTCGATCCGAAGCGCGCCAAGCGCTGGAACCTGATCGCCGACGCGCGCCTCGACGCGGGCGAATGCCGCATCAAGGCGGGCGACAATGAAGTCGACGCGGGCTGCCACCAGCGCCTGTCGGCCTGCATGGAGCAAGTCAGCAGCCACCTGGCGCTGGCCGCCGAACACGCTGACCAGGGCGCGCCTGCATGA
- a CDS encoding flagellar motor switch protein FliG, with product MAELNNNNNPSDGAEYESASLNPVEQAAIVLLSIGEEQAANVLRCLSREELLEVTQVMSRMSGIKVESVKTAMQTFFDDYRQQSGVHGASRSYLKRSLDMALGSDIANSVLNNIYGDAIRPKMARLQWASPKWLAEYIVNEHVQMQAVFLAFLPPALAGQILDALPVEGRDLVLLNLARLDEIDRDLLVELDELVGRCLGTLDTQSTSVEGIRQAAEILNRMPGNRAALVELLRAHDPDVVSEIELSMYDFLILSTQSDVTLTRILEDVPMEQWAIALKGAEPAIRDAVLKTMPRRQAQSFEDMMRRSGPVPLSRIEQTRQEIMATVKGLADAGEIEVQLFAEAVIE from the coding sequence ATGGCCGAACTCAACAACAACAATAATCCTTCCGACGGCGCCGAGTACGAAAGCGCCAGCCTGAATCCCGTGGAGCAGGCCGCCATCGTGCTGCTGAGCATAGGCGAGGAACAGGCAGCCAACGTGCTGCGCTGCCTGTCGCGCGAAGAATTGCTGGAAGTCACGCAAGTGATGTCGCGCATGAGCGGCATCAAGGTCGAATCCGTCAAAACGGCCATGCAGACCTTCTTCGACGACTACCGCCAGCAAAGCGGCGTGCACGGCGCCTCGCGCAGCTACCTGAAGCGCTCGCTGGACATGGCGCTGGGCAGCGATATCGCAAATAGCGTGCTCAACAACATCTATGGCGACGCCATCCGTCCAAAAATGGCGCGCCTGCAGTGGGCCTCGCCAAAATGGCTGGCCGAATACATCGTCAACGAGCACGTGCAGATGCAAGCCGTGTTCCTGGCCTTTTTGCCGCCCGCGCTGGCCGGCCAGATCCTTGACGCCCTGCCCGTCGAAGGCCGCGACCTGGTCTTGCTGAACCTGGCGCGCCTGGACGAGATCGACCGCGACCTGCTGGTCGAGCTCGATGAACTGGTGGGCCGCTGCCTGGGCACGCTCGACACGCAAAGCACCAGCGTCGAAGGCATACGCCAGGCCGCCGAAATCCTCAACCGCATGCCGGGCAACCGCGCCGCGCTGGTCGAATTGCTGCGCGCGCACGACCCGGACGTGGTCTCGGAAATCGAACTGAGCATGTACGACTTCCTGATCCTGTCCACGCAAAGCGATGTCACGCTCACGCGCATCCTGGAAGACGTGCCGATGGAACAGTGGGCCATCGCCCTGAAGGGCGCGGAACCGGCGATCCGCGATGCCGTGCTGAAAACCATGCCGCGTCGCCAGGCGCAGAGCTTCGAAGACATGATGCGCCGTTCCGGCCCCGTGCCACTGTCGCGTATCGAACAGACGCGCCAGGAAATCATGGCCACCGTCAAGGGCCTCGCCGATGCGGGCGAGATCGAAGTGCAACTGTTTGCCGAAGCGGTGATCGAATGA
- the fliF gene encoding flagellar basal-body MS-ring/collar protein FliF, producing MKSAFARWRLSAQPAIPPALLKNLVPIVVLAIGITAMVTMYAWRDQANYKPVFGAREKVAVTDMMATLDAEHIPYRLHPDSGQVLVPDAMLGKVRMLLASKGVTAQLPAGLELMDKNDPLGVSQFVQDVRFRRGLEGELAQSIMTMDAIASARVHLSIAKSTSFVASDGDKSSASIVVALKPGRTLAPEQIAAVINMVAGSVASLAPTRVSLVDQGGNLLSSHVDLTDGFDASAAGNEGAKRFQDEIRRNVTGLLGPVIGEDNFKLSVTAAVNNDRVDETLEKYGEAPKVTSEAMREEQERNRTVAGVPGSLSNRPPAAAVPAPADAAGAAPANGAPKAADDGTARKNATTRQYAYDRSITQIKRSRGRLEKLSVAVVLNSAAAPNPKTGWTPAELGNIEKMLNSGLGINAQRGDSLSLTALAFPAKPPVAQWWEERDTVVDFSSWLLYALGAVLGYFLILRPLMRLLTTRMTPPALKQLDPAPALGGSSAAGTTGVAAAGAPALGVNGSPLALEGEATGTGSMPVVPLLENYDLPPPGSAVDVMVDHLKVLAEKEPERVAEVVKQWMQKNGRTQQQQ from the coding sequence ATGAAGTCCGCATTTGCGCGCTGGCGCCTTAGTGCCCAGCCCGCCATCCCGCCCGCCCTGCTGAAAAACCTGGTTCCCATCGTCGTGCTGGCCATCGGCATCACCGCCATGGTGACCATGTATGCCTGGCGCGACCAGGCCAACTACAAGCCGGTGTTTGGCGCGCGCGAAAAAGTGGCCGTGACGGACATGATGGCCACGCTGGACGCCGAGCACATCCCCTACCGTTTGCATCCGGACAGCGGCCAGGTGCTGGTGCCCGATGCCATGCTGGGCAAGGTGCGCATGCTGCTCGCCTCGAAGGGCGTGACGGCGCAGTTGCCGGCCGGGCTGGAGCTGATGGACAAGAATGACCCGCTGGGTGTATCGCAATTCGTGCAGGACGTGCGCTTCCGCCGCGGCCTGGAAGGCGAACTGGCGCAAAGCATCATGACGATGGACGCGATCGCTTCGGCGCGCGTCCATCTGTCGATTGCCAAGTCGACCTCGTTTGTCGCCAGCGATGGTGACAAGTCCTCCGCCTCGATCGTCGTGGCGCTGAAACCGGGCCGCACCCTGGCGCCGGAACAGATCGCCGCCGTCATCAACATGGTGGCCGGCAGCGTCGCCAGCCTGGCGCCTACGCGCGTGAGCCTGGTCGACCAGGGCGGCAACCTGCTGTCCTCGCACGTCGACCTGACGGACGGCTTCGACGCCTCGGCCGCTGGCAATGAAGGCGCGAAGCGATTCCAGGATGAAATCCGCCGCAACGTCACGGGCCTGCTCGGTCCTGTGATCGGCGAAGACAACTTCAAGCTCAGCGTGACGGCCGCCGTGAACAACGACCGTGTGGACGAAACGCTGGAAAAATACGGCGAAGCCCCGAAAGTGACGAGCGAAGCGATGCGCGAAGAGCAGGAGCGCAACCGCACCGTGGCCGGCGTTCCCGGCAGCCTGTCGAATCGCCCACCAGCGGCCGCCGTGCCGGCACCGGCCGACGCCGCCGGCGCCGCGCCGGCCAATGGCGCACCGAAAGCGGCCGACGACGGCACTGCACGCAAGAACGCCACCACGCGCCAGTACGCGTATGACCGCAGCATCACGCAGATCAAGCGCAGCCGTGGCCGCCTGGAAAAACTCAGCGTGGCCGTCGTACTCAACAGCGCCGCCGCACCGAATCCGAAAACCGGCTGGACCCCTGCTGAACTGGGCAATATTGAAAAAATGCTCAACAGCGGCCTGGGCATCAACGCCCAGCGCGGCGACAGCCTGAGCCTGACTGCGCTGGCCTTCCCTGCCAAGCCGCCCGTGGCGCAGTGGTGGGAAGAGCGCGATACCGTCGTCGATTTCAGCAGCTGGCTGCTGTACGCCCTGGGCGCCGTGCTCGGCTACTTCCTGATCCTGCGTCCGCTGATGCGTTTGCTGACCACGCGCATGACGCCGCCGGCACTGAAACAACTCGATCCTGCGCCGGCACTGGGCGGCAGCAGCGCCGCCGGCACGACTGGCGTGGCAGCCGCTGGCGCGCCAGCTCTGGGCGTGAATGGCAGCCCGCTGGCGCTCGAAGGCGAAGCGACCGGCACTGGCAGCATGCCGGTCGTACCGCTGCTGGAAAACTATGATTTGCCGCCACCAGGCTCGGCGGTCGACGTGATGGTCGATCACCTGAAAGTGCTGGCTGAAAAAGAACCCGAGCGTGTCGCCGAAGTCGTCAAACAATGGATGCAGAAAAATGGCCGAACTCAACAACAACAATAA
- a CDS encoding flagellar hook-basal body complex protein FliE — MSNELAGLIKADLAALSNDAHALGASIAPAAQFGTQEPSGFSFAQSMKDAIGKVNGDDRMAAQKMSDVDSGKSDDMVGAMLASQEASLSFSMLMQVRNKVMGAVDELIKLPL; from the coding sequence ATGAGCAACGAACTCGCAGGTCTGATCAAGGCCGATCTGGCAGCACTGAGCAATGACGCGCACGCCCTGGGCGCCAGCATCGCGCCCGCCGCCCAGTTCGGCACGCAGGAGCCATCCGGTTTCTCCTTCGCGCAAAGCATGAAAGACGCCATCGGCAAGGTCAACGGCGACGACCGCATGGCAGCGCAGAAAATGAGCGATGTCGACAGTGGCAAGAGTGACGATATGGTAGGCGCCATGCTGGCCAGCCAGGAAGCGAGCCTGTCCTTCTCCATGTTGATGCAGGTGCGCAACAAGGTCATGGGCGCCGTCGACGAACTCATCAAACTGCCCCTGTAA